The sequence TCGGCCTGAACGATCCCTTGGAGTTGATCATCTAGGCCGGTCGATCAGGAACAGGGGTCGCGTTCGCGCGCCCCCATCCCTGGTCGACGTGCTCGCCCGCCACCTGGCTCCGCGCTGGACGCCGATCGTCAGCCCGCGTCCAGGTCCATGCGGAGGAACTCGGTGATGCGGAGCAGTCTCGGTGGGCGTGGCACCTCATCGGGGAGAGCCTGAAACGCCTCGTCTTTCCCGACGAGGCGTGGGGCGGCGAGTTCCACCTCTCTCCCGTCGACCCGGAGCCTCGCCCCATTGGCCGCCAGGACGTTCTGCACCCAGTCCGAGCGCGATCCGTACACCAGAACGAACAGGTAGCCGCCGTCGACCGGGTGCGCGTCGAGCGGCGTGCGGTACGTCGTGCCGGAGACGCGACCGACGTGAGTCAGCACCGGCCACGTCCCGCTCGCGATCGCGCGAGGGTTGAACACCCGCTTGTTCACGTGCCCCCACCACCTCGGCATCGGCATCGGGATCTCCTTGTCTCACCCCGGCGGGGCGCGTCGTGGGTCAGACGTTCGCCGAGCTCCCCGCTGATTCCAGCCCCGGGACTTACGCTCGTAAGATGGCTTACGTGTGTAAGGCTGACTTACGCGTGTAAGGTTGTCAAC comes from Streptosporangium roseum DSM 43021 and encodes:
- a CDS encoding nitroreductase family deazaflavin-dependent oxidoreductase, with the translated sequence MPMPRWWGHVNKRVFNPRAIASGTWPVLTHVGRVSGTTYRTPLDAHPVDGGYLFVLVYGSRSDWVQNVLAANGARLRVDGREVELAAPRLVGKDEAFQALPDEVPRPPRLLRITEFLRMDLDAG